The sequence AAACTCAAAATTCAACACTCAAAACTTCTGAAGTGCTCAAAACTCAAAACTTTTAATGGTTCTCCCATGGCAGATCCTTTGGTCATTAACTAGTTGTTTTGTTGTTGTAAAAATGGACTAAAGTGTGGTATCAAATAAACCCAGATTATGCAGCTCGCAAGTTTGCCGAAGATGCGAGGCGGAGGGCACGCAGACGTACTTTGGTACTTCAAGTGCCCGACAACAAAGAGACCTCGGTAAAATTGCGAGCCCCTTGCGGCTTCAAATGCCTGAGGATTTATCACGGATTGAACTTCACCTTTTGGGTGAAGGCACAACGGGGAAAGATGCATGCTAACTATGTAATAATTCATAAAAATTACTTTCCTCAGGCATTTGAAGTGCATAATCTGGGATAAGAGTTTCACCTTTTCACAGGCATTTGAAAACACTACCTAACAATCGTTGTATAAAAATGACTTTAAATAATAGAGTGTTGGGGGAAGATCTTGGAGACCAATGATCAGGCTTGGACCAAAAAAGATTACTTTCATATCGGGCTTTCAATAGTCATAACATTGATTTTTTCCATAAGAGGTGGAGAATTACCTGGAGCCATTTTTGTAACCGTGAGGTACCTCTTAGCATATTACCTCTACGGTGTCGTCATGGTGTTGATGTTTGTAGGTCTAACGAAGAAGATGTTCAAGTATAAGCCAAACAAAAAAAAGATGGTGCTTTGGGTGTTTTACTTTGCCACCTTTTTTGCGGTTACCGAGCTGATACACGAAGGCTTTTTAATGTTGACAGGGCAGGAGTTTCATTAATGAGGCTTCCTAGCATCCATTGGGACAATGTTATTCAAAAGCTTCCATGGTTCCTGCTTCCAATAGTATTTTCAATGCTTGTTTGGATGGGAAAGAGAGTCATAGATGTCCAGAATATCTTAGACCTTTATCACTCTGGAGGGGCAATTGAAAAACTTGACAGTGTAATTAAAGGCTCGGAGGCCTTTTTAAATGACACGTTGGTTTGCATTTCGTTATTAGGGATAGTGTTTTTACTACTCTATATTTTTTTGTTTGCCACCAAACGAAGATATGAAAATAGAATCGATTTTTTGAGGACAGGGCATAATAGGTACAAGTTTCTTGCAGAGGGACCACTTTCCATAGGTATCTTAAGGCTTGATTGCGCCAGTGGCAGAATCGTCGACGCAAATACTGGGGCATTGAGGCTCTTTGGTTTTTCCCGTGCCCAGGTGGTGGGAAAAAAGGTTTCTAATTTTTTGAAGGAAGAGTCTGTTAAAGATATGGAACGGGTCTTTAAGAATATAGTGGAGGGAAAGAAATTTTTTGAAGTCTCCTGTTCCATAGTCAACGCAATTGGAGAAGTCAGGGATATAGACTTTCACGTAGCAGTGACAGGGGGAACAATCGAAGATTCCTATGGTGCCATTGGAAAAGAGGCAATTGCAATCCTTACGGATGTTACGGAAAAGAGGGTTGCAGAAGAGGAGAAACTAAAAAATGAGCGCCTTAGAGGGGTGTTGGAGATGGCCGGAGGTGCAGCACATGAACTCAACCAACCCCTTCAAGTGGTCCTGGGATATGCATCTCTGATCAGTGCAAGATTGGATGAAAATCATCCATTGAAAGAAAAGGCGGAAAAGCTACGTAGTGAGGTAGAGAGACTGAGCGAGATCGGAAAGAAGATCGCCAGTATCAGTGATTACGCAGTGAGAGATTATGTTGGGAATACAAAGATTATTGATATCAATAGGGCATCAAAGAAGGTGAAAAGAGTTGGTTAGAATCCTTATGGTCTCCTTTTCTACTTTCATATTTGAGAGTTCCTCGAGGGTAAACCATCCGGCATCTTCTGCATCATCTCCAGGCACAGGGGTCCCACTAATATATTTGGCCTCAATGTATAGTATTACATAGTGATAGCGAATGGCCGAATCGCCATCTTTATAGATGGCATCAACGTGGGTCATGGTCCTGATTGGAGAGACGTTGATCCCAGTCTCTTCCAAAACTTCCCTTTTGACAGCATCAAAGCAGGTCTCACCAAGTTTCACACTTCCACCGGGAGGGGCCCAGGTGCCTTTGGCAGGAGGGTTTTTTCTCTTTACCATGAGTACTCTGTCTCCTTTCCAAACCACACAGGAGACGGCAACCCTTGGATAGTCGGGATATTTATGGATAGAGGCACTAGAATACATAAGAGACACTAATAGCAGTGCAACTCCAATTGTGCAACAGGGCTATGTAAAAGTTTTGAGTTTTGAGTGTTGAGTTTTGAGTTGAAGGAAGGGAACTTTGGAAGTTTTGAGTGTTGAGTTTTGTGTTGAAGGAAGAAAAACGTGGCTTGCACAAAGGTAATTCTTTTAAGGACCTTACCAACGACTTTGACGGAGTCCTGAATTATGCAACTTGCAAGTTTGCAATTTGTTTCCAATTGAGCTAATTTAGGAAGAAGGAAGAATGGAGAAGGGAGAAGCTTTTTAAAAGTTTTGAGTTTTGAGTTATGAGTTTTGAGCATTTCAGAAGTGTTGAGTTTTAAGTGTTGAGTGTTGAGTTGAAGGAAAAGGGCTTTGGAAGTTTTGAGTTGAAGCTAGAAGGGAGGGCCTCTGACTTTGGTACTGGCAGGGCCTGCTTCTACCTTCTACCCTCTACCTTCTCCCTAAATCATGACTGATGACTAGCTTAAAATCTACCCCAAGAATAGCATTGATTTACGGCGGAAAAAGTGCTGAACGCGATGTCTCCATCGCAGGTGCAAGGCAGGTCAAAAGAGCCCTTCTTTCACTTGGATACGAGGTATTTGAATACGATCCCCTGACTGACTTAAAAAAGATTGTGGAAGATGCAGATAGGCTTGATGGTGCTTTTCTTGTACTGCATGGTGCCTTTGGGGAAGACGGTAGGATGCAGGGATTCCTGGATATGCTGGGAATCCCCTATCAAGGAGCAGGAGTGTTGGGGAGCGCACTTTCAATGGATAAGCACCTGTCAAAGACTATTTATGTGGCAAATGACATCCCCACACCGCAGTGGAGTTTGATTGGAAAAGATTTTAACAAAGAGGGCCTTAATGACCTCTTGGGTGGCCTTCGTCTGCCTCTCATGGTGAAACCAAGGAAGCAGGGCTCAAGTGTGGGAATGGGTATAGCAAATGACATAGAGGGCCTGAAAACAATTATTGATGAGGCATTTAAATGGGACGACTGGGTTATCCTGGAAGAGTTCATAGAGGGTAGAGAGCTCAGTGTAGGCGTCCTCGAGGGCTATAGTCCCCCAGTACTTCCTCCAGTTGAAATAATACCTGGCGAAGGGTATGAATTTTTTGATTATGAGGCAAAATATACCCCAGGTGCTACAAAAGAGGTCTGTCCTGCACCGGTCCCTGAGGAAGTGGCTGCAAGGGCGCAAGATCTTGCCCTAAAGGCCCACAGGGCCTTATGCCTAAAGGACTACAGTAGAACCGATATGATTTTAAGTGAAACTGGAGAACTTTTTGTTATCGAGACAAATACAATCCCAGGTATGACGGAGACAAGTCTTTTCCCTCAGGAGGCAAAGGCAGTGGGGCTAGAATTTGAGGCCCTCATTGCCCATCTCGTTGAGCGAATGCTACAATAGAAGGGAACAGCCCAAACTTTCGTGACGAACCAATTCGTCACCCCTGCTTCTACCTTATCCCTTCTTCCTTCTACCTACTTCTTTTTTAACATCTGCAAAAACGGATTCGTCCCAGGAGTAGTTGGAGTTGCTGTACCTGGATTTTGTCTTGCTCTCTGCAGGGCCCTGAGGAATGGATTGTTTGCAGGGGTCTGTGCTGGGATTGGAGGCTTGGGGGCACTAGGTGGCACTGGCTTTTTGACTGGGGGCTTGGCCTGTGGCTGGGCCACATGCCTTGAAGGCCCATTATTAGTAGTTACTTTTGCGTTGTTTCTAACCCTGTTTGTCCCAGAGAAATGAGGTATTTTAGGAGTTTGCGGTTTTATTTTCGGGGCAGCTGGCACGGCTCTAGGAGTTGCCTGCGCCACAGAAATCTTGGTTTGTCTTTCTGGTTTTTTGTCAATGTCAAAGGTATCGATTCGGATGATCTTGCCAGCCTTTTCAAATAGGGCTATTCCATCATTGAGTGCCACTAATTTATAGCCATCCAGGGTCTCACCTGGCCTCAATTTTATGAGCTTTTTGTCTCTGATTTCAGTTGGTACCTCTCTTTTTTTCTTTGGATTGACCTTTAATATTGCAACTCCGTAGTCTCCTGCCTTGATTACTCCATATAAGAGATATCTTTCAAGAAATTTGTCTTCAGGCACTAAGGCTCCACCAGCGGAGTCCTCCTTGGCCCTTTCGTCAGGGGGAAGGAATATATTTTTTTTTGAAATTTGCATGCCTCTGGCGGATGCCTGAGTGATAGACGGGCAGGCAAGCAATGCAATAGATAGTGCGATGACTATGTTTTTTGTCATGGACATATATAGATTACCCCTTTTCCAACATCTTTTTCAATTCTTGGACACGATTTCGAAATTCCTCTGTTATGGCATCTGCCTCTTGCCTATTTTTAATCACGTGTGGAGTAATGGCAATGAGGAGTTCTGTCTTCTCGTTTTTATAGGTTTTACTCCCAAATACATATCCTAAAATCGGGAGATCCTTTAAAACAGGAATTCCAGACCTGGTCTTGGTCCTCTGGGTCTGCATGAGACCGCCTATTACTATTGTCTGGCCGTCTTCTGCAATCAGGGTGGTTGAGGCCTTTCTTGTCCTGAATCTTGGCGAGGTAATTCCACCTGTAGATTCACTGGCAACTGAACTCACCTCTTGTGTCACCTCGAGCCTCACAAGCCCCCTGTCGTTGATATATGGCTTGACCTTTAAAATGATACCTGCGTTTCTGTACTGAATGGATTGCGTTGTGACTCCACCGCTGGTTGTTTGGGTATTGGAGAGGGTTGGTACGTCATCTCCGACTTCTATTGAAGACTCTTGATTGTCCACAGAAAGGATGGTTGGGGTAGACAATATATTGACGTCTGAAAATGAACTGATCGTATTCAAGAGTCCTCTGAGGTCACCAGCGCTGTTGAAAAGCCCGTAGGTAAATCCAGCAAGTCCTTGGCCCAACGCGGTGTTGATAGGAAGAGTAGTGCCATCAGAGAGTGTTATGTCCCCCTGATATCTCTTCCCATCTATCCTTATACCTTTGTTTTTTATGTACCACTCGATCCCGTACTGGGTATCCTTATTAAGGCTTATTTCAGCTATCAGTACCTCTATAAGCACCTGACGAGGCACTATGTCTATGGTTTTGAGCACCTTTGATATGGTCCTATAGTCCTTTGGTGTGGCCTTTATGATAATGGCATTGTTTACCTCATCGGCTATGATCTCCACCTCTCCTGTAAGCTCTCCGCTGAGTTTTTCAGGTTCCTTTGTCCTCTTTACTAATACCTTGGTTTTTCTTGTCTTGGAGCTTGAAGACCTTATTCCATAAAGTTGATTTAGTATGTCTACTATGTCTTTGGCCCTGCCGTTTTGTACAAAATAGACGTAGACCTGAGTTCCCAGTTCTTCCTCACCGGTATCGAGTTGCTTGATCCACTTTTCAGCCACGTTGAGAAGGCCTGGCCATCTGGTGGCAATCAGGATGGAGTTGATGGACTCTAAAGGAAGAATGAAAAAGCCTCCCTGATTCTGCCCAGGCCTTGAATACAGGCCTGGTGCCTTGAAGATCTTTTGTAGGTCTGAGGCCAGTTTTTTTGCCTCTGTAGCCTTGAGCGGGAATATCTTCCAGCTTATATCCTCGAAAGGGGCCGTATCTAGAAGAGATAGGATCTTTAATACCTTTTCGATGTTTTCCCTCGTATCCGAGAGGATGATGGAGTTGGTCGATGTCTCTGGCAATATGACGGCCGAGTTCGAAATGAAGTTTCTTACTGCGTTTACTGCCTGGCCTGCACTGATAAAATTGAGTTGAAGGAGTGCTATTTGATCTCCTGGTTGAAAGGCGGCCTTTTCAACAGCTCCTTGAACAGTGCTTGTGGCCCTTCCGCTATGGACCTTTCTAACCACTTTGTACAAATCATTTCTTGACTTTGTAATAGCAAGGCCATTTAGGTCGAGGATGTTATTTAATAGTTCAAGAAATGCCTCTTTTGAGTATGAGCCCTTTATCCTCAAGCTGATATTGCCTCTTATTGTTGGATCAATTGCATAGTTGA comes from Dissulfuribacter thermophilus and encodes:
- a CDS encoding PAS domain-containing protein; amino-acid sequence: MRLPSIHWDNVIQKLPWFLLPIVFSMLVWMGKRVIDVQNILDLYHSGGAIEKLDSVIKGSEAFLNDTLVCISLLGIVFLLLYIFLFATKRRYENRIDFLRTGHNRYKFLAEGPLSIGILRLDCASGRIVDANTGALRLFGFSRAQVVGKKVSNFLKEESVKDMERVFKNIVEGKKFFEVSCSIVNAIGEVRDIDFHVAVTGGTIEDSYGAIGKEAIAILTDVTEKRVAEEEKLKNERLRGVLEMAGGAAHELNQPLQVVLGYASLISARLDENHPLKEKAEKLRSEVERLSEIGKKIASISDYAVRDYVGNTKIIDINRASKKVKRVG
- a CDS encoding NUDIX hydrolase — protein: MYSSASIHKYPDYPRVAVSCVVWKGDRVLMVKRKNPPAKGTWAPPGGSVKLGETCFDAVKREVLEETGINVSPIRTMTHVDAIYKDGDSAIRYHYVILYIEAKYISGTPVPGDDAEDAGWFTLEELSNMKVEKETIRILTNSFHLL
- a CDS encoding D-alanine--D-alanine ligase family protein — protein: MTSLKSTPRIALIYGGKSAERDVSIAGARQVKRALLSLGYEVFEYDPLTDLKKIVEDADRLDGAFLVLHGAFGEDGRMQGFLDMLGIPYQGAGVLGSALSMDKHLSKTIYVANDIPTPQWSLIGKDFNKEGLNDLLGGLRLPLMVKPRKQGSSVGMGIANDIEGLKTIIDEAFKWDDWVILEEFIEGRELSVGVLEGYSPPVLPPVEIIPGEGYEFFDYEAKYTPGATKEVCPAPVPEEVAARAQDLALKAHRALCLKDYSRTDMILSETGELFVIETNTIPGMTETSLFPQEAKAVGLEFEALIAHLVERMLQ
- the gspD gene encoding type II secretion system secretin GspD; this encodes MNRFIRSSIFFLLSVAFISLSASYTYCADKVVEDRNISPETNATIEQDVPKPPLSPFAGAKPGEKRQISLSFDHMDIVPVLDEILGDILELNYAIDPTIRGNISLRIKGSYSKEAFLELLNNILDLNGLAITKSRNDLYKVVRKVHSGRATSTVQGAVEKAAFQPGDQIALLQLNFISAGQAVNAVRNFISNSAVILPETSTNSIILSDTRENIEKVLKILSLLDTAPFEDISWKIFPLKATEAKKLASDLQKIFKAPGLYSRPGQNQGGFFILPLESINSILIATRWPGLLNVAEKWIKQLDTGEEELGTQVYVYFVQNGRAKDIVDILNQLYGIRSSSSKTRKTKVLVKRTKEPEKLSGELTGEVEIIADEVNNAIIIKATPKDYRTISKVLKTIDIVPRQVLIEVLIAEISLNKDTQYGIEWYIKNKGIRIDGKRYQGDITLSDGTTLPINTALGQGLAGFTYGLFNSAGDLRGLLNTISSFSDVNILSTPTILSVDNQESSIEVGDDVPTLSNTQTTSGGVTTQSIQYRNAGIILKVKPYINDRGLVRLEVTQEVSSVASESTGGITSPRFRTRKASTTLIAEDGQTIVIGGLMQTQRTKTRSGIPVLKDLPILGYVFGSKTYKNEKTELLIAITPHVIKNRQEADAITEEFRNRVQELKKMLEKG